From one Pontibacillus sp. HMF3514 genomic stretch:
- a CDS encoding DNA repair exonuclease, with product MKETIKFIHSADLHLDSPFQGFFDLPEEMLAQVRDSTFQAFDRLIQQAIQHEVDFVLIVGDLFDQDGRSLKAQVRLRKAFEKLHEYGIDVFLSHGNHDHLGGSFYSVEFPDNVHIFNEETVTSIPYYKGEEKCAEIYGFSYEKRAVTEPKAEEFIPSSEDVYHIGMLHGSLATNTDHDVYAPFRIEDLYSRGLDYWALGHIHKRQQLSEYPPILYSGNIQGRHRNEDGEKGCNLVELTETGHSLQFLPTGMIRFETRSIDVNGCETLKELEQKLYDWKEELRKESAPVLLHLTLKGDIPSGGEEAPDIKEELRQIWNEQEEGQENWIWIHKLNVMKDKGMERNQLAQGSHFVGELLRTMEEVEEVEEVEEDLRELTQHHALRKYVQGFSEEEKEEITKHAEDLLLRELLKEGD from the coding sequence ATGAAGGAAACAATAAAATTTATACATAGCGCAGATCTTCATTTAGATAGTCCGTTTCAAGGTTTTTTTGACTTACCTGAAGAGATGTTAGCTCAAGTACGGGACAGTACGTTTCAAGCTTTTGATCGGTTGATACAACAAGCCATTCAACATGAAGTGGATTTTGTTTTAATTGTTGGAGATTTATTTGACCAAGATGGCAGAAGCTTAAAAGCTCAAGTACGTTTGCGAAAAGCTTTCGAAAAGCTGCATGAATATGGAATAGATGTTTTTCTGAGTCATGGTAATCATGATCATCTTGGAGGAAGCTTTTATTCTGTAGAATTTCCTGATAATGTACATATATTTAATGAAGAAACGGTTACCTCAATCCCTTATTATAAAGGTGAGGAAAAATGTGCGGAGATTTATGGGTTTAGTTATGAAAAGAGAGCTGTGACTGAACCGAAAGCAGAAGAGTTTATTCCTTCATCAGAGGATGTGTATCACATCGGTATGCTTCACGGTAGTTTAGCGACCAATACAGATCACGATGTGTATGCTCCATTTCGGATTGAAGACCTTTATAGCCGTGGTTTAGATTATTGGGCACTGGGTCATATTCACAAAAGGCAGCAGCTTAGCGAATATCCCCCCATCTTATATAGTGGAAACATTCAAGGCAGACATCGAAATGAAGATGGTGAAAAAGGGTGTAATCTGGTAGAACTCACAGAAACGGGCCACTCGCTTCAATTTTTACCTACTGGGATGATTCGTTTCGAAACTCGTTCTATTGATGTAAATGGTTGTGAAACGCTAAAAGAACTGGAACAGAAGCTTTATGACTGGAAAGAGGAGCTTCGTAAAGAGAGCGCTCCAGTTTTACTTCACCTCACACTTAAAGGAGACATTCCTTCTGGGGGTGAGGAGGCTCCTGATATTAAAGAGGAGCTACGACAAATATGGAACGAACAAGAAGAAGGGCAGGAAAACTGGATATGGATTCATAAGCTAAACGTCATGAAGGATAAAGGTATGGAACGAAATCAGCTTGCTCAAGGGTCTCATTTTGTAGGGGAATTGCTTCGTACAATGGAAGAGGTTGAAGAGGTTGAAGAGGTTGAAGAAGACCTACGTGAATTAACACAACATCATGCTCTTCGAAAATATGTTCAAGGTTTTTCAGAAGAAGAAAAAGAAGAGATTACCAAACATGCTGAAGATCTATTACTACGTGAGCTTTT